The following coding sequences lie in one Struthio camelus isolate bStrCam1 chromosome 32, bStrCam1.hap1, whole genome shotgun sequence genomic window:
- the LOC138063518 gene encoding glutamine-rich protein 2-like: protein MLRERIQAALEELTAAELRHLKAALGQVPLAPGYAAIARSRLEPADVFDLTDLLVGHYCEAYGAAVAAAALRRVRRLDLAEPLAAAAAAAALHGGFAHSGALHWGFATPGALHWGIANLGALHGGFAHLGALHWGFATPGALHGGFANLGALHWGIATPGALHGGFAHLGALHGGFAHSGALHGGIANLGALHWGFATPGALHGGFAHLGALHWGFAHLGALHWGFAHLGALHWGFAIPGALHGGFAHSGASPGASGPAAAPSPAVAGAAVAQPPAAAAAARELHFVERHRAELIQRVPAVEPLLDLLLGEVLDEEQARAVAAEGTPQAAMRRLLGLAPAWTPRCKDRVAAALRRRHPALVAELEARDRGRP from the exons atgTTGCGCGAGCGCATCCAGGCGGCGCTGGAGGAGCTGACGGCGGCGGAGCTGCGGCACCTCAAGGCGGCCCTGGGCCAGGTGCCCCTGGCGCCCGGCTACGCCGCCATCGCCCGCAGCCGCCTCGAGCCCGCCGACGTCTTCGACCTCACCGACCTGCTCGTCGGCCACTACTGCGAGGCCTACGGGGCcgccgtggccgccgccgccctccgccgcgtCCGCCGCCTCGACCTGGCcgagcccctcgccgccgccgccgccgccgccg CTTTGCACGGGGGATTTGCACACTCGGGGGCTTTGCACTGGGGATTTGCAACCCCGGGGGCTTTGCACTGGGGAATTGCAAACTTGGGAGCTTTGCACGGGGGTTTTGCACACTTGGGGGCTTTGCACTGGGGATTTGCAACCCCGGGGGCTTTGCACGGGGGATTTGCAAACTTGGGGGCTTTGCACTGGGGAATTGCAACCCCGGGGGCTTTGCACGGGGGATTTGCACACTTGGGGGCTTTGCACGGGGGATTTGCACACTCGGGGGCTTTGCACGGGGGAATTGCAAACTTGGGGGCTTTGCACTGGGGATTTGCAACCCCGGGGGCTTTGCACGGGGGATTTGCACACTTGGGGGCTTTGCACTGGGGTTTTGCACACTTGGGGGCTTTGCACTGGGGATTTGCACACTTGGGGGCTTTGCACTGGGGATTTGCAATCCCGGGGGCTTTGCACGGGGGATTTGCACACTCGGGGGCTTCTCCCGGCGCTTcgggccccgccgcagccccctcTCCGGCGGTCGCAGGCGCCGCCgtcgcgcagccccccgccgccgccgccgccgctcgggagCTGCACTTCGTGGAGCGGCACCGGGCCGAGCTGATCCAGCGGGTGCCGGCGGTGGAGCCGCTGCTGGACCTGCTGCTGGGCGAGGTGCTGGACGAGGAGCAGGCGCGGGCCGTGGCGGCCGAGGGGACCCCGCAGGCCGCCATGCGCCGCCTCCTGGGCCTGGCCCCGGCCTGGACGCCCCGCTGCAAGGACCGCGTGgcggccgccctgcgccgccggcACCCGGCCCTGGTGGCCGAGCTGGAGGCCCGCGACCGCGGCCGGCCCTAG